Proteins encoded in a region of the Vibrio sp. CB1-14 genome:
- a CDS encoding pyridoxamine 5'-phosphate oxidase family protein, producing the protein MGKKFSELTQKHVEFIESQKIYFVATAAESGTVNLSPKGGDSLRVINNKQIAWLNLTGSGNESAAHVLLNSRMTLMFCAFEGAPLILRTYGQAEALHINDERWSDYAPLFPHSHSNRQIFIVDIDLVQASCGMSVPYYHYEGDRDDLDKWADRLGSDGIENYWRKKNQQSIDGFESGIVERAGLKQE; encoded by the coding sequence ATGGGAAAGAAATTTAGTGAGTTAACACAAAAGCACGTTGAGTTTATTGAGTCGCAGAAGATCTATTTTGTGGCAACGGCGGCTGAGAGTGGCACAGTAAATTTGTCGCCAAAGGGAGGTGACTCACTACGAGTCATTAACAACAAACAGATCGCTTGGCTGAATTTAACAGGAAGTGGCAATGAATCTGCCGCTCATGTTCTTCTTAATAGCCGTATGACGCTGATGTTTTGTGCATTCGAAGGAGCCCCTCTAATTTTGAGAACTTACGGGCAAGCAGAAGCGCTTCATATTAATGATGAGCGTTGGAGCGATTACGCGCCGTTATTTCCTCATAGTCATTCTAATAGGCAAATCTTCATTGTTGATATAGATCTTGTTCAGGCATCTTGTGGCATGTCAGTCCCGTACTATCACTATGAGGGTGATCGAGATGACTTGGATAAGTGGGCGGATAGACTCGGCTCTGACGGTATTGAGAATTATTGGCGAAAGAAAAACCAGCAAAGTATTGATGGTTTTGAGTCAGGGATTGTGGAACGAGCTGGTTTAAAGCAAGAGTAG